One uncultured Alphaproteobacteria bacterium genomic region harbors:
- a CDS encoding hypothetical protein (Evidence 5 : No homology to any previously reported sequences) — MSKKDDEMYDEINTLVGSLAHAFDLEGPQAAKAVETGAMTLQLGVDAEGDRYVRAEFQGKMVMVYPGRAKEDMVKEARVVTQRDPEGSV, encoded by the coding sequence TTGAGCAAAAAAGACGACGAGATGTACGACGAGATCAACACCCTGGTGGGCAGCCTCGCCCACGCGTTCGATCTCGAGGGCCCGCAGGCCGCCAAGGCGGTGGAGACCGGCGCGATGACCCTGCAACTCGGCGTCGACGCCGAGGGCGATCGCTACGTCCGCGCCGAATTCCAGGGCAAGATGGTGATGGTCTACCCCGGCCGCGCCAAGGAAGACATGGTGAAGGAGGCGCGCGTCGTCACCCAGCGCGACCCCGAAGGGTCGGTCTGA
- a CDS encoding hypothetical protein (Evidence 5 : No homology to any previously reported sequences) translates to MKIIHNYSADIFYLGESFNHLNVCRSARTQDCNRSGEPEIGQNLCDRSGFSDPRWAFDN, encoded by the coding sequence GTGAAAATCATCCACAATTACAGTGCCGATATCTTTTATCTCGGGGAGAGCTTCAATCATCTCAATGTCTGCCGGTCGGCGCGCACTCAAGACTGTAACCGTTCTGGCGAGCCCGAGATCGGCCAGAACCTTTGTGATCGTAGTGGTTTTTCCGATCCCCGATGGGCCTTCGATAATTAG
- the panB gene encoding 3-methyl-2-oxobutanoate hydroxymethyltransferase (Evidence 2a : Function of homologous gene experimentally demonstrated in an other organism; PubMedId : 12837791, 7037743, 9298646; Product type e : enzyme) — MSVAMATKPVTTRDLRARKGGDPIVCLTAYTAPMARLLDAEVDVLLVGDSLGMVVYGLPTTIGVTLDMMINHGAAVARAARHACVVVDLPFGAYQESPEQAFRTSARVMMETGCAAVKLEGGTEMAATIRYLVERGVPVMAHIGLTPQSVHALGGFVSQGKTDAEAEKILADARAVAEAGAFAVVVEGVQEALGRRITAEIAVPTIGIGASPACDGQVLVIDDLLGMFSEFKPKFVKRYAELGPVVTEAARTYAAEVKSRAFPAPEHCFGVKRAGEPR, encoded by the coding sequence ATGAGCGTTGCGATGGCAACGAAGCCGGTGACGACGCGGGACTTGCGCGCCCGCAAGGGGGGCGATCCGATCGTCTGCCTCACCGCCTATACCGCGCCGATGGCGCGACTTCTCGATGCCGAGGTGGACGTCCTGCTGGTGGGAGATTCCCTCGGCATGGTGGTCTACGGCCTGCCGACCACGATCGGCGTGACCCTCGACATGATGATCAACCACGGCGCGGCGGTGGCGCGCGCGGCGCGGCACGCCTGCGTCGTCGTCGATCTGCCGTTCGGCGCGTATCAGGAAAGCCCGGAGCAGGCCTTCCGCACCTCCGCGCGGGTGATGATGGAAACCGGCTGCGCGGCGGTGAAGCTGGAAGGCGGCACCGAAATGGCGGCGACGATCCGCTACCTCGTCGAGCGCGGGGTGCCGGTGATGGCGCATATCGGCCTCACGCCGCAGTCGGTGCATGCGCTCGGCGGGTTCGTCTCGCAGGGCAAGACCGACGCCGAGGCGGAGAAGATTCTCGCCGATGCGCGCGCGGTGGCCGAGGCCGGGGCGTTCGCGGTGGTGGTGGAAGGGGTGCAGGAAGCCCTCGGCCGCCGCATCACCGCCGAGATCGCGGTACCGACCATCGGCATCGGCGCGTCGCCCGCGTGCGACGGACAGGTGCTGGTGATCGACGACCTGCTCGGCATGTTCTCCGAGTTCAAGCCCAAGTTCGTGAAGCGCTACGCCGAACTCGGCCCGGTGGTGACCGAGGCGGCGCGGACCTACGCGGCGGAGGTGAAGAGCCGCGCCTTCCCCGCGCCCGAGCACTGCTTCGGCGTCAAGCGCGCGGGAGAGCCGCGATGA
- a CDS encoding conserved membrane hypothetical protein (Evidence 4 : Homologs of previously reported genes of unknown function): protein MSMISASSAVAAGPSVRGRLGGNPLALGVALALLALGAWYLDAAFGARQAALYLVGGALGATLYHAAFGFTSSWRVFLADGRGAGLRAQMAMLAIACALFFPALAAGSLFGAPVRGFVSPVGVSVVAGAFLFGIGMQLGGGCASGTLYTVGGGSTRMLVTLAAFVAGSLAGSAHLPWWSSLPHLAPVSLVETLGGGLALALNLAVFAAIAAATVWIERRRHGALRRDARRTGWLRGPWPLLTGAVLLAGLNFATLALAGRPWGVTSAFALWGAKAAAALGVDVASWPYWQAAANKAALAAPVAADVTSVMDFGVIVGALAAAGLAGRFAPTWRIPRKSLVAAIVGGILLGYGARLAFGCNIGAYFSGIASGSLHGWLWLAAAFAGNAVGTRLRPAFGLEVERTPRETAC from the coding sequence ATGAGCATGATTTCCGCATCGTCCGCCGTCGCGGCGGGGCCTTCGGTTCGGGGGCGGTTGGGAGGCAATCCGCTGGCGCTCGGCGTGGCGCTGGCGTTGCTGGCGTTGGGCGCGTGGTATCTCGACGCGGCGTTCGGCGCGCGGCAGGCGGCGCTCTATCTCGTCGGCGGCGCGCTGGGGGCGACGCTCTACCACGCGGCGTTCGGCTTCACCTCGTCGTGGCGGGTGTTCCTCGCCGACGGTCGCGGCGCCGGGCTGCGCGCGCAGATGGCGATGCTGGCGATCGCCTGCGCGCTGTTCTTCCCGGCCCTGGCGGCGGGCTCCCTGTTCGGCGCGCCGGTGCGCGGCTTCGTCTCGCCGGTGGGGGTGTCGGTGGTGGCGGGCGCGTTCCTGTTCGGCATCGGCATGCAGCTCGGCGGCGGCTGCGCCTCGGGAACGCTCTACACCGTCGGCGGCGGCAGTACCCGCATGCTCGTCACCCTCGCGGCGTTCGTGGCCGGGTCGCTGGCCGGCAGCGCGCATCTACCGTGGTGGTCGTCGCTGCCGCACCTTGCGCCGGTGTCGCTGGTGGAGACCCTCGGCGGCGGTCTCGCGCTCGCGCTCAATCTCGCGGTCTTCGCCGCGATCGCCGCCGCCACGGTGTGGATCGAGCGCCGCCGCCACGGCGCGTTGCGGCGCGACGCGCGGCGGACCGGATGGCTGCGCGGGCCGTGGCCGCTGCTGACGGGCGCGGTGCTGCTGGCGGGGTTGAACTTCGCCACCCTCGCCCTCGCCGGGCGGCCGTGGGGCGTGACCTCGGCGTTCGCGCTCTGGGGCGCCAAGGCCGCCGCCGCCCTCGGGGTCGACGTCGCGAGCTGGCCCTATTGGCAGGCGGCGGCGAACAAGGCGGCGCTCGCCGCGCCGGTGGCGGCCGACGTCACCAGCGTCATGGATTTCGGCGTGATCGTCGGCGCGCTCGCCGCCGCCGGGCTGGCGGGGCGGTTCGCGCCGACCTGGCGGATCCCGCGCAAGTCCCTGGTCGCGGCGATCGTCGGCGGCATTCTGCTCGGCTACGGCGCGCGCCTTGCGTTCGGCTGCAACATCGGTGCGTATTTCTCCGGCATCGCCTCGGGCAGCCTGCACGGCTGGCTGTGGCTGGCGGCGGCGTTCGCGGGCAACGCGGTCGGCACCCGCCTGCGCCCGGCGTTCGGGCTCGAGGTGGAGCGTACCCCGCGCGAAACCGCCTGCTGA
- the panC gene encoding pantothenate synthetase (Evidence 2a : Function of homologous gene experimentally demonstrated in an other organism; PubMedId : 12999714, 7037743; Product type e : enzyme): protein MTAALAPVPVTHRVADLRARVAAWRKDGLRVALVPTMGALHQGHLALVRRALELADRVVVSVFVNPIQFGPNEDFDAYPRTLDADRALLATVGASLAFAPSVAEMYPEGFSTAVTVSGVSEGLCGGSRPGHFSGVATVVTKLLLQTLPDVACFGEKDYQQVQVIRRFVRDLDIPVEIVGVPTVREADGLARSSRNAYLTPEERAAAPNLHRTLQDTAAAIRTGSAVDAALEAGKRALLAAGFAAVDYLELRAAEGLAPLAALDRPARLLVAARLGKTRLIDNIPVEGA from the coding sequence ATGACCGCCGCCCTCGCCCCGGTCCCGGTGACACACCGGGTCGCCGACCTGCGCGCCCGGGTTGCCGCCTGGCGCAAGGACGGGCTCAGGGTCGCGCTGGTGCCGACCATGGGCGCGCTGCACCAGGGCCACCTGGCGCTGGTGCGCCGCGCCCTCGAACTCGCCGACCGGGTGGTGGTGTCGGTGTTCGTCAACCCGATCCAGTTCGGCCCGAACGAGGATTTCGACGCCTATCCGCGCACCCTCGACGCCGACCGCGCGCTGCTCGCCACGGTCGGCGCGTCGCTGGCGTTCGCGCCCTCGGTGGCGGAGATGTACCCCGAAGGCTTCTCCACCGCCGTCACCGTCTCGGGCGTGTCCGAGGGGTTGTGCGGCGGCAGCCGTCCGGGGCATTTCTCGGGCGTCGCCACGGTGGTGACCAAGCTGCTGCTGCAGACGCTGCCCGACGTCGCCTGCTTCGGCGAGAAGGACTATCAGCAGGTTCAGGTGATCCGCCGGTTCGTGCGCGATCTCGACATTCCGGTGGAGATCGTCGGCGTGCCGACGGTGCGCGAGGCCGACGGACTCGCGCGCAGCTCGCGCAACGCCTATCTCACGCCCGAGGAGCGCGCCGCCGCGCCGAACCTCCACCGCACCCTGCAGGACACCGCCGCGGCGATCCGCACCGGGTCGGCGGTGGACGCGGCGCTGGAGGCGGGCAAGCGCGCCCTCCTCGCCGCCGGATTCGCTGCGGTGGATTACCTCGAACTCCGCGCCGCCGAGGGCCTCGCGCCGCTCGCCGCGCTCGACCGTCCGGCGCGCCTGCTGGTCGCCGCGCGGCTCGGCAAAACCCGCCTGATCGACAACATCCCGGTTGAAGGAGCGTGA
- a CDS encoding putative diguanylate cyclase (GGDEF domain) (Evidence 3 : Function proposed based on presence of conserved amino acid motif, structural feature or limited homology) yields the protein MGSPGRVGAFGVLALLFGLAFALPAMAEDLIVARAAFDDPTREMTIADVVGREFTPIPGATLFRKGVGGSAHWLRLRVRAPAEGGSVVLYILPAYLSDVRLFEAGPGDPNSWRTRATGSDHPFAERDRRRAALGFVVTPSEPEATYFLRLETNSHAQLNVKALRPGEAESRDAARDLAMVFFATAMAALLVWALQGYLLDRQRIFGLFALHQAVYLLFGAAATGHLAQVAFALFRISVTPAAFALLYFGIALTPLLFCRDLFAPYRPARWPMRALAALPFAIPVEIALLLLGRTDLAVALNALVVRLSWPLFVVVAFSLGRELSPRRRTLQAFFIVIAGVNAIFWLSNQGLLSASKENLEGMKLLVADGFLIGGLFAAMLHARGRQARQEAQNATVEMLVMREKLALERDLKERMEAQARTDYLTGVFNRRHFVELAVRELERAQRYRRPFALLMIDIDHFKTLNDTLGHATGDAALRALARVIGNTLRGVDIFGRLGGEEFAAVLIETGETEAVDIARRICRAVSETEIATASGNPVRLTVSIGVAHSHDRAIDFDGALNEADQAMYAAKQAGRNRVEINRGPRPA from the coding sequence ATGGGGAGTCCGGGGAGGGTCGGCGCATTCGGCGTTCTCGCCTTGCTCTTCGGGCTGGCGTTCGCGCTCCCGGCGATGGCCGAGGATTTGATCGTCGCGCGCGCCGCCTTCGACGATCCGACTCGGGAGATGACGATCGCCGACGTGGTCGGGCGCGAATTTACGCCGATCCCGGGCGCGACCTTGTTCCGGAAAGGCGTGGGCGGGTCCGCTCACTGGCTGCGGCTCCGGGTGCGGGCTCCCGCCGAGGGCGGCAGCGTGGTGCTTTACATCCTGCCCGCCTACCTCAGCGATGTCCGCCTGTTCGAAGCGGGACCGGGCGACCCGAACTCATGGCGGACCCGCGCGACCGGCAGCGACCATCCCTTCGCCGAACGGGATCGGCGGCGCGCCGCGCTCGGGTTCGTGGTAACGCCGTCCGAGCCGGAAGCGACATACTTTCTGCGCCTGGAGACCAACAGTCACGCGCAGTTGAACGTAAAGGCCCTTCGACCGGGGGAAGCCGAAAGCCGCGATGCCGCGCGCGATCTGGCGATGGTGTTCTTCGCCACCGCGATGGCGGCTTTGCTGGTGTGGGCGCTGCAAGGCTATCTTCTGGACCGGCAAAGGATTTTCGGCCTGTTCGCGCTCCATCAGGCGGTCTACCTGCTGTTCGGCGCGGCGGCGACCGGGCATCTGGCGCAGGTGGCGTTCGCCCTGTTCCGGATATCGGTGACGCCCGCGGCGTTCGCCCTCCTCTATTTCGGGATCGCCCTCACGCCGCTGCTGTTCTGCCGGGATCTCTTCGCCCCCTACCGCCCCGCCCGCTGGCCGATGCGCGCGCTCGCCGCCCTGCCGTTCGCCATTCCGGTGGAAATCGCCCTGCTTCTCCTGGGGCGCACCGATCTGGCGGTGGCCCTCAACGCGCTGGTCGTCAGGCTGAGCTGGCCGCTGTTCGTCGTCGTCGCGTTTTCCCTGGGGCGGGAGCTATCGCCGCGCCGCCGCACCCTGCAAGCGTTCTTCATCGTCATCGCCGGGGTCAACGCGATCTTCTGGCTCTCCAATCAAGGCCTTCTCAGCGCCAGCAAGGAAAACCTCGAAGGCATGAAGCTTCTCGTCGCCGACGGCTTCCTCATCGGCGGCCTGTTCGCGGCGATGCTCCACGCGCGCGGGCGGCAAGCGCGGCAGGAGGCGCAGAACGCGACGGTCGAGATGCTGGTGATGCGGGAAAAGCTGGCGCTCGAACGCGATCTGAAAGAGCGGATGGAGGCGCAGGCCCGGACGGATTACCTCACCGGCGTGTTCAACCGCCGTCATTTCGTCGAACTCGCGGTGCGCGAACTCGAACGCGCGCAACGTTACCGCCGTCCGTTCGCGCTGCTGATGATCGACATCGACCACTTCAAAACCCTCAACGACACCCTCGGCCATGCTACCGGCGACGCCGCCTTGCGCGCCCTGGCGCGGGTGATCGGCAACACCCTGCGCGGGGTCGATATCTTCGGCCGCCTCGGCGGCGAGGAATTCGCGGCGGTGCTGATCGAAACCGGCGAAACCGAAGCCGTCGACATCGCCCGCAGAATCTGCAGGGCGGTGTCGGAAACCGAGATCGCCACAGCCTCGGGAAACCCCGTGCGGCTCACCGTCTCGATCGGCGTGGCGCACTCGCACGACCGCGCGATCGACTTCGACGGCGCGCTCAACGAGGCGGATCAGGCGATGTATGCCGCCAAGCAAGCGGGGCGCAACCGCGTCGAGATCAACCGCGGACCGCGACCCGCCTAG
- a CDS encoding FOG: TPR repeat has protein sequence MSELPAALRPAWAEAVARIEAGRAADALPGLARLARAAPEFAPVWNDLGVALRRCGDPAAAEAATRRGLALPGGDTEAAFSNLGNVLRDRGRFAEAEAAFAAALARGGSPGTRYNAALLLRDRGRAAEALAMLAPALAARPDDPAWTWEAALMLLQAGDWPRGFAAYEARWRLKGVTPPSTGRPWWTGEPRRGRTLLVVGEQGMGDVIQFARFLPSIPDDGPVVLAVRRPLVRLLRAAPALARVAVTEASATPPPHDLLLPVMSLPRVLGATPDTLPPPLDFRVPEALLARAAAHLPPRDGRRRTGVVWAGSAGHRNDANRSAGLAAFLPLCADERRVLLSLQVGPRAADLARPGYAGFLADLAPAIDDFLDTAAFLRQIDDLIAVDTGIVHLAGSLGVPTTVLLPEACDWRWGAGTDATPWYASVRLARQRRQGDWASALAAATRADTT, from the coding sequence GTGAGCGAGCTGCCCGCCGCGCTCCGGCCCGCATGGGCCGAAGCCGTCGCGCGGATCGAGGCGGGGCGGGCCGCCGACGCCCTGCCCGGCCTCGCGCGGCTGGCCCGGGCCGCGCCGGAATTCGCGCCGGTCTGGAACGATCTCGGCGTCGCGCTGCGGCGCTGCGGCGATCCGGCGGCGGCCGAGGCGGCGACTCGCCGCGGCCTCGCGCTGCCGGGCGGCGATACCGAGGCGGCGTTCTCCAACCTCGGCAACGTGCTGCGCGACCGGGGCCGGTTCGCCGAGGCGGAGGCGGCGTTCGCCGCGGCGCTCGCGCGCGGCGGCTCCCCCGGCACCCGCTACAACGCCGCGCTGCTGCTGCGCGACCGCGGCCGGGCGGCGGAGGCGCTGGCGATGCTCGCTCCGGCGCTGGCGGCGCGCCCCGACGACCCGGCATGGACGTGGGAAGCCGCGCTGATGCTGCTGCAGGCGGGCGACTGGCCGCGCGGCTTCGCCGCCTACGAGGCGCGCTGGCGGCTGAAGGGCGTGACCCCGCCCAGCACCGGCCGCCCGTGGTGGACGGGCGAGCCCCGCCGTGGGCGCACCCTGCTGGTGGTGGGCGAGCAGGGGATGGGCGACGTGATCCAGTTCGCCCGCTTCCTGCCGTCGATTCCCGACGACGGGCCGGTGGTGCTGGCGGTGCGCAGGCCGCTGGTGCGTCTGCTGCGGGCCGCCCCGGCGCTGGCGCGGGTGGCGGTGACGGAGGCCTCCGCGACTCCGCCGCCGCACGATCTCCTACTGCCGGTCATGAGTCTGCCGCGGGTGCTCGGCGCGACCCCGGACACCCTGCCGCCGCCGCTCGACTTCCGCGTGCCCGAGGCGCTGCTGGCGCGCGCCGCCGCGCATCTTCCGCCGCGCGACGGGCGGCGGCGCACCGGCGTGGTCTGGGCGGGCAGCGCCGGACACCGCAACGACGCCAACCGTTCCGCCGGGCTCGCCGCGTTCCTGCCGCTGTGCGCCGACGAGCGGCGCGTGCTCCTGTCCCTGCAGGTGGGGCCGCGCGCCGCCGACCTCGCGCGCCCGGGCTACGCCGGGTTTCTCGCCGACCTCGCCCCCGCAATCGACGATTTCCTGGACACCGCCGCGTTTCTGCGGCAGATCGATGACCTGATCGCCGTCGACACCGGCATCGTCCACCTCGCGGGCAGCCTCGGGGTGCCGACCACGGTGCTGCTGCCCGAGGCCTGCGACTGGCGCTGGGGCGCGGGGACCGACGCCACGCCGTGGTACGCCTCGGTCCGCCTCGCCCGCCAACGCCGCCAGGGCGACTGGGCGTCCGCACTCGCCGCGGCGACGCGCGCCGACACCACATAG
- a CDS encoding putative Cyclic nucleotide-binding domain (CNMP-BD) protein (Evidence 3 : Function proposed based on presence of conserved amino acid motif, structural feature or limited homology) — protein sequence MKEATRQFRDGEVIFREGDESLAVFRVERGRVRLVKAGGNGGGVMLAVLGRGEMFGEMGILDGVARNASAVAEGDATLTVIPRAAFLDRLQSDSELSLRVMTKLVQRLRAADERLARAMPADPAQAVAPAPPPVPEPEPERTPRAGLLRRLFARRAAMPVEAEAPQSVGPLRILVARFSDMPAVESTSVEQVAQALNLVPGALVRRLDEIVPWPEDDVRDPEAARLAAHRAALALLAKAGGDVLIWGRVEPIGRLLEVHVAAAAAPHELRLGRVPPVAAVGVPLEATPEPLAALIRALAVAAPLAEGVRRGGNLLPSLAEDVAAAAEGLKRAVAGFAAAEQGAAWVGWAAAASLAAGAEGAPDTLWDDAARAFEDAARRLPRAARADWADVFIGRALLECARVERGAAAPPPEGTPWDAAADTLRLALEGVRREERPFEWALLHERLGLIAYRQALAGGEESAFKTALAHYQSAIQVYTRADMPQRWAEVVSALAQALQVFGDQVGSAAALERAVELIRATLDVRSEETAPLLWAASQNNLGSALFLLAKRRDSAALFEDAAAAFRNALGTYQIHGQGRLAAVTEKNLARAADAARSRARRDGRLAQPEWAEEAVAGDLENPP from the coding sequence GTGAAGGAAGCGACGCGGCAGTTCCGTGACGGAGAGGTGATCTTCCGCGAGGGCGACGAGAGCCTGGCGGTGTTCCGCGTCGAGCGCGGCCGCGTGCGCCTCGTCAAGGCGGGCGGGAACGGCGGCGGGGTGATGCTGGCGGTGCTCGGGCGCGGCGAGATGTTCGGCGAGATGGGCATTCTCGACGGCGTCGCCCGCAACGCCTCGGCGGTCGCCGAGGGCGACGCGACCCTGACGGTGATCCCGCGCGCCGCGTTCCTCGACCGCTTGCAGAGCGATTCCGAACTGTCCCTGCGGGTGATGACCAAGCTGGTGCAGCGCCTGCGCGCCGCCGACGAACGCCTCGCCCGCGCCATGCCCGCCGATCCCGCCCAGGCGGTCGCGCCCGCGCCCCCGCCGGTTCCCGAACCCGAACCCGAGCGCACGCCGCGCGCCGGGCTGCTGCGGCGGCTGTTCGCCCGCCGCGCCGCCATGCCCGTCGAGGCGGAAGCGCCGCAGTCCGTCGGGCCGCTGCGGATCCTGGTGGCGCGTTTCTCCGACATGCCGGCGGTGGAAAGCACCTCGGTCGAGCAGGTGGCGCAGGCGCTCAACCTCGTGCCCGGGGCGCTGGTGCGCCGCCTCGACGAGATCGTGCCCTGGCCCGAAGACGACGTGCGCGACCCGGAGGCGGCGCGCCTCGCCGCCCATCGCGCGGCGCTGGCGCTGCTCGCCAAGGCGGGCGGCGACGTGCTGATCTGGGGGCGGGTCGAACCGATCGGCCGCCTGCTCGAAGTTCATGTCGCCGCCGCCGCCGCGCCGCACGAACTGCGGCTCGGCCGGGTGCCGCCGGTCGCCGCGGTCGGCGTGCCGCTGGAGGCGACGCCGGAACCGCTCGCGGCGCTGATCCGCGCCCTCGCGGTGGCCGCGCCGCTGGCCGAGGGCGTGCGCCGCGGCGGCAACCTGCTGCCGTCGCTCGCCGAGGACGTTGCCGCCGCTGCCGAAGGGCTGAAGCGCGCGGTGGCCGGATTCGCCGCTGCCGAACAGGGTGCGGCGTGGGTCGGCTGGGCCGCCGCCGCGTCGCTCGCCGCCGGAGCCGAGGGCGCGCCGGACACCCTGTGGGACGACGCCGCGCGGGCGTTCGAGGACGCCGCGCGCCGCCTGCCGCGCGCCGCCCGTGCCGACTGGGCCGACGTGTTCATCGGCCGGGCGCTGCTGGAATGCGCGCGGGTGGAGCGCGGCGCCGCCGCGCCGCCGCCCGAGGGAACGCCGTGGGACGCCGCCGCCGACACCCTGCGCCTCGCCCTCGAAGGGGTGCGGCGCGAGGAGCGGCCGTTCGAGTGGGCGCTGCTGCACGAACGCCTCGGCCTGATCGCCTATCGTCAGGCGCTGGCGGGCGGCGAGGAATCGGCGTTCAAGACCGCGCTCGCGCACTATCAGTCGGCGATTCAGGTCTATACCCGCGCCGACATGCCGCAGCGCTGGGCCGAGGTGGTCTCGGCGCTGGCGCAGGCGCTGCAGGTGTTCGGCGATCAGGTGGGCAGCGCCGCCGCGCTCGAACGCGCGGTCGAGCTGATCCGCGCCACCCTCGACGTGCGGAGCGAGGAGACCGCGCCGCTGCTGTGGGCGGCGTCGCAGAACAATCTCGGCTCGGCGCTGTTCCTGCTCGCCAAGCGGCGCGACAGCGCGGCGCTGTTCGAGGATGCGGCGGCGGCGTTCCGCAACGCCCTCGGGACCTATCAGATCCACGGTCAGGGCCGCCTCGCCGCGGTGACCGAGAAGAACCTCGCGCGCGCCGCCGACGCCGCGCGCTCGCGCGCCCGGCGCGACGGCCGCCTCGCCCAGCCCGAGTGGGCCGAGGAGGCGGTCGCGGGCGATCTCGAAAACCCGCCGTGA
- a CDS encoding hypothetical protein (Evidence 5 : No homology to any previously reported sequences): protein MRAAGQRPGHERREGDEHAGTAAADGVERSRGAAAAELHADAEQERARHHRHPHRRDEAAHRRAEQGARRQGREEQRAGDRQHRHLRAQPGAATVGEEHPPRRGEAERRVVERRPQRAADEIERRLPRAERRVEIPRAQRQQRQRHAERQRIASQPPPNRRPRRDGGRCGNHAHENLPERMRSPEIGFYTKIVNIKLFNILYWLFSSGTRPRRGNLGAIPSRNRDIVSNDDFPPIHGVVL from the coding sequence ATGCGCGCTGCCGGCCAGCGACCCGGCCACGAACGCCGCGAGGGTGACGAGCATGCGGGTACTGCCGCCGCCGACGGTGTAGAGCGTTCCCGAGGCGCAGCCGCCGCCGAGCTGCATGCCGATGCCGAACAGGAACGCGCCCGCCACCACCGACACCCCCACCGGCGAGACGAAGCCGCGCACCGGCGCGCCGAACAGGGAGCCCGCCGCCAGGGCCGGGAAGAACAGCGCGCAGGCGATCGCCAGCATCGCCATCTGCGCGCGCAGCCCGGCGCCGCGACCGTCGGCGAGGAACACCCGCCACGACGAGGTGAAGCCGAACGCCGCGTGGTAGAGCGTCGCCCCCAGCGCGCCGCCGACGAGATAGAGCGCCGCCTGCCGCGCGCCGAACGCCGCGTCGAGATACCACGCGCCCAACGCCAGCAACGCCAGCGCCACGCCGAGCGCCAGCGGATTGCCTCCCAACCGCCCCCGAACCGAAGGCCCCGCCGCGACGGCGGACGATGCGGAAATCATGCTCATGAGAACCTGCCCGAAAGAATGCGATCCCCCGAAATTGGATTTTACACTAAAATTGTCAACATAAAATTATTTAACATTTTATATTGGTTGTTTTCGTCCGGCACTCGCCCCCGTCGCGGAAACCTCGGCGCCATTCCCTCCCGAAACCGCGATATCGTCTCGAATGACGATTTCCCGCCCATTCACGGCGTGGTACTGTGA
- the fixS gene encoding Nitrogen fixation protein FixS: MNILLLLIPAALILGVFGLAAFLWALRSGQFDDLDGAANRILYDDEPRPEPRRRRGRPRR; encoded by the coding sequence TTCTTCTGCTGTTGATTCCGGCGGCGCTGATTCTCGGGGTTTTCGGGCTTGCCGCGTTCCTCTGGGCGCTCCGGAGCGGCCAGTTCGACGACCTCGACGGCGCCGCCAACCGCATCCTCTACGACGACGAACCCCGCCCCGAACCCCGCCGCCGCCGCGGACGGCCGCGGCGCTGA
- the ybiI gene encoding conserved hypothetical protein (Evidence 4 : Homologs of previously reported genes of unknown function): protein MAGGWTRDGAVQDQIDDSVADAVAGARAKLPSGESEPWCVECGEEIPEARRRALPGVKTCVACQAAIDRRPAPGGINRRGNKDSQLK, encoded by the coding sequence ATGGCGGGTGGGTGGACGCGGGATGGGGCGGTGCAGGATCAGATCGACGACAGCGTCGCCGATGCGGTGGCGGGCGCGCGGGCGAAGCTGCCCTCGGGGGAGAGCGAGCCCTGGTGCGTCGAGTGCGGGGAGGAGATTCCCGAGGCGCGGCGGCGCGCGCTGCCCGGGGTGAAGACCTGCGTGGCCTGCCAGGCGGCGATCGACCGCCGCCCGGCGCCGGGCGGGATCAACCGCCGCGGCAACAAGGACAGCCAGCTCAAATGA